One genomic window of Bacillus mycoides includes the following:
- a CDS encoding carbohydrate ABC transporter permease encodes MITRSITTKVIVHTILIIFCLFFIAPFLWMFITAVKTPAETFVFPPKLIPSQFEFSNFYKAWTVLPFTTFLKNSLIVTGLGIIGQLLSSSLVAYGFARFNFKGRDILFLILLAGMMIPWDVTAIPLYMEFNQLGWINTLKPLIVPNFFGSPYFIFLLRQFLLGVPKEMEEAALIDGANHFQIFYRIFIPLMAPVLVVVGVFQMLGSWNDYLGPLIFLNDQSKYTLTLGLMQFKGMFGVDMTSIMASTLLICIPPIIVFFIAQRFILDGVQNTGIK; translated from the coding sequence ATGATTACGAGAAGTATAACAACGAAGGTTATTGTACATACAATACTGATTATTTTTTGTTTATTTTTTATCGCACCATTTCTTTGGATGTTCATTACAGCTGTAAAAACCCCTGCTGAGACATTTGTTTTTCCTCCGAAACTAATTCCGTCTCAGTTTGAATTTAGTAATTTTTATAAAGCCTGGACTGTTTTACCTTTTACAACATTTCTGAAAAATTCTTTGATTGTTACAGGATTAGGCATCATTGGACAACTATTATCATCTTCTTTAGTAGCTTATGGATTTGCCAGATTCAATTTTAAAGGAAGGGACATTCTTTTTCTAATTTTACTAGCAGGAATGATGATTCCCTGGGATGTAACTGCAATTCCCTTATATATGGAATTTAATCAGTTGGGCTGGATTAATACTTTAAAACCACTGATTGTTCCTAACTTTTTTGGATCACCCTATTTCATTTTTTTACTTCGCCAATTTTTATTAGGAGTTCCGAAAGAAATGGAAGAAGCAGCGCTCATAGACGGGGCGAACCATTTTCAAATTTTTTATCGGATATTCATTCCGTTAATGGCTCCAGTATTGGTGGTTGTCGGTGTGTTTCAAATGTTAGGCTCATGGAATGATTATTTAGGACCATTAATTTTTCTGAACGATCAAAGTAAATACACCTTAACGTTGGGACTCATGCAATTCAAAGGGATGTTTGGAGTTGATATGACTTCTATCATGGCTTCGACTCTATTAATTTGTATTCCTCCCATTATAGTATTTTTTATAGCACAGCGCTTTATCCTGGATGGCGTTCAAAATACAGGTATCAAATAA